GGAAGGCGGGCGAGTAGGGGAGTGGTGGTGGAAATCAaaagggggtgtgggggggagagggagaaagaaagtgaATGGCGGAGGATTGAAAGTGTCACATTCAGAGGCGCTAATCTAGGGGCGGCAGAGGACCGGTCCTCGCCCCCTCCCTGTCtcggaggggaggaggaggggaggggggtggttAGCGGCGGTGCTGAGGCGCCTCAGCCCGTGCGCTGCGGGAGCCGGGGGGGTTGTGCGTGGTGTCTCTCTGCCCTGCCGCGAGCGCAAAGctaactgtgtgtgtgtgtatgtgtgtctgtgtctatCTCTCTCCATACCGGGGGATTGCACTCTTAAAATACACCCGATACAATGCACCAGCCTGACTCAGCCGCAGACATTAGAGCTAGGAAGATGGCGCACCCGGCAATGTTTCCTAGaaggggcagcagcagtagcagcggcagcagctgcGTTACTGCTCCCACTGCACCAGGTACCGGCGTTGGAAGCGCTGCCCTCGCTGCCGAGGATTATCAGCCGCCTTTGCTGGTCCAGCCGCCACCTCCATCTCCTGCAGCATCTTCATCCGCGGGTCCACAGCCGACACCCCCTCCTCCACAAAGCCTGAACCTCCTCTCGCAGTCTCAGCTCCAGCCACAACCTCTTGCACAGACTGGAgctcaaatgaaaaagaaaagtggcTTCCAAATTACCAGTGTGACCCCTGCTCAAATATCTGCTAGTATGAGCTCTAATAACAGCATAGCTGAGGATACAGAAAGCTACGATGACCTGGATGAGTCTCATACCGAAGACCTATCTTCTTCGGAAATCTTGGATGTTTCTTTATCCAGGGCCACCGACTTGGGAGAACCTGAGAGGAGCTCCTCTGAAGAGACTTTAAATAACTTCCAAGAGGCAGAGACTCCTGGGGCTGTTTCTCCAAACCAGCCTCATCTTCCTCAGCAGCATGCTCTTCTGCCTCATCACCCACAGCAGGGTGTTGTGATCAATGGAAGCGTTCACCCCCATCATGTTCATCACCACCACCAtcttcaccaccaccaccatggACATCATCATGCATCGCATCCTGGGGTGGGCAGTGCCCCAATTTCTGGAGGACCTCCGCCCAGCCCGTCGTTCAGAAAACTGTCAACAACTGGAAGCTCTGACAACGTTATATCAAATGCACCAGTTTCTGCTGCATCATCCACTGGTTCTCCGGCATCTGTTGTGTCTAATATCCGCACTACAAGTACTCCTGGCAATTTAGGTGTAAGTCCTGCTACTGGAACTAGTACCTTAAATAATATGGGTGGTGGTAGTTCCAGTGTGGCAAGCAACGTGCTTGGTACTATAAATTTAAGCAACATCACGAGTACTGGTAATATAAATGCTTTGTCTGGAACTAGCAGCAATGTTAATGTGAATATCTTGAGTGGTGTTGGCAATGGTACGAGTGCTTCCTCTAGTGTCATTAACAATGTTACTAATCCAACTGCAGGAGGGGCAGTGGGATcaagccagcagcagccctcatCTGGCACCTCAAGGTTTAGGGTTGTAAAATTAGATTCTAGTTCTGAACCTTTCAAAAAAGGTAGATGGACATGCACTGAGTTCTATGATAAAGAAAACACTGTTGCAGCGTCAGAAGGAGTAGCAGTAAACAAAGCAGTAGAGACGATAAAACAAAACCCGCTTGAAGTGACTTCTGAAAGGGAGAGCACCAGTGGGAGTTCTGTTAGCAGCAATGTAAGCACACTGAGTCACTATACAGAAAGTGTGGGAAGTGGAGAAATGGGAGCACCTACTGTGGTACAGCAGCAAGCATTTCAAGGTGTGGGTCCGCAGCAGATGGATTTTAGCAGCGCTGCTCCTCCGGCAATTCCAGCATCTAGTATACCACAGAGTGTTTCTCAATCACAGCTTGCACAAGTCCCGCTGCATTCTCAAGAGGTAAACTACACACAGCAGAAGCCAGGGGTCCAACCTCCTGCACAGGCCAGTCTAACCACTGTTACTGGGGTTCAGCCAGCCCCAGTTAATATACTAGGTGTATCCCCGTCTCTGGGCCACCAGCAACCTGCCATTCAAACTATGGCTCAACAGCAGCTCCCGTATTCTCAGCCAGCGCAGCCTGTGCAAGCTTTGCCAGtcgtacagcagcagcagttgcagtatggacaacagcagcaacagcagcagcagacggTTCCTACGCAGATGGCTGCAGCTCATGTTAAGCCGGTGAACCAAAACTCCGTTACAGGGGCTATGCCAGACTACATTCAGCATCAGCAGATCCTTCAGACTCCAGCCCCGGCTATGCAGCCTAGTTCTGCAGGAGTAGGAGCAGGGCAACCAGTTCCTGTTGCCCAGACGCAGAGCATGCAGCCTTCAGTACAAGCACATCCAGCggctgccccagctcagcctgttGCACATGCTCCAACAGCAATACCAGGTGTAGGTACCAGTGGTCAAATGTTGAATGTCGGGCAACAAGGAAGCGTAGCCACTGTGGTGCAACCACCATCTGCTGCAAACCAAATTCCACCTCCAGTTATGCCGTCAACGGCTGCTCCTCCATCTTCACAAGTGGTGCAGCCTGTGCAGACAGGAATAATGCAGCAGGGATTACAGGGTAATGCTTCAGGCCTTCCTCAGCAAGTGGTCATTGCTCAGCAAAGCAACTTGTTACCTGTACAGCCACAGGCACAGGGAGTGGAATCTGTAGTCCAAGGGATGACTGGCCAGCAGCTGTCTGCGGTTAGCCCTATACCTTCTACTAGTACTGTTCCTGCACCAAGTCAGGCTGGTTCTGCTGTGCCTCCTGGCATACCTTCTGCTTCTATAGGTTTGGGACAGCCACAGAATATAGCGCAAGCCTCAGCTGTGCAGAATGGAAATTTGGCTCAAGGTGTTAGTCAGCCTCCCTTGATATCAACAAGTGTAGGTATGCCAGTGGCACAGAGTGTGCCCCAGCAGATCCCGCTAAGCTCTACCCAGTTCCCCGCACAATCACTAGCTCAGTCAATTGTAAGCCAAATTGAAGATGGCAGACGCCCTACAGAACCTTCTTTAGTGGGCTTACCTCAGGCTGCCAGTGGCGAGAGCGGTGTTGGAGCATCAGCCGTTTCAGATGGCAGTAGCAGCAACGTGCCGTCCTCTGCTTCCCTCTTTCCGCTGAAGGTGCTGCCGTTGACAACGCCACTCGTAGATGGTGAGGATGAGAGGTAAGACTCGACTGCCCGTAACTTTATTAAAAGATGGACTACCTGATTTGCAGTAACTTGCAGGTCTCGTTACAGCCGTTCTGTGGGAAGAAAAGgtctgatatattttttttgtttgattgggaGTATTGTTTCTCCGGTCCCAACTCATGTAGGTATTatgttaaaatagttttttttctcttgagggGGTGGGTTGTATTGATTATGCTCTCCAACAACTGCGTGGGTAAACTATGTTTAGCAATCTGTGATAGTGTGTATATTCCCATTGtatagaggaaaacaaaagaatacCGTGGAATGTGGCTATGCTAGTGTTGATTGTAGTTTAGATTATTTATTATActgaaataattaatatttattcttgggtagacttttttttttgcaagccTAGACTTCATCCCGCCTCAGCTTCTCTTTTTCAAGTATTGACTTTACTCAGGTTGAACCAGTTGCAAGTCTGTGGTGTATGTAGAAACCTTCTCTTTGACAGCCAAGAGAGACTTTAGGCAAATGAGTATGGTGGGAAAAGGGAGGTTCAGAAACGCTGTTGCGGCTCTTTAAATTGAACTTGGGGCACTTTTGGTCTTGGTGGTTTTGCTTCAAAGCGTTAATCCATTGTGAGAGCCGCTGAGGCCTGTGGAGGAGTGGTGAGCCTTTGAATCTGCTGCACTGACTCTGTGCATTCAACTAAGGAACTACATGTGTTTTCCCATCTTCACCTGTTCAAATCAGTGACCACTGTCCAGTCTTACTAGTGTATGTCTGTGAATATTCTCATTTCTTAGACAATGTGTGCAGAGAAGCTGTGTCATTTGTGAAAGGCCCTTGGGTGTGTGGACTGAAGTGATCCGAAGAGCAGTTTTCAAGTGCAATTATTTGATGTTAATTACACGTGGAACTTCCTCACTGTATTGAGGACCTCTTGTGATATGCTTTTACAAATAGACAGGAAGACTGATGGTTCTCCCAAAGAACTTCTTGTCTAAGAAGCAGCTACGTTGATGGGAGaagtaactttaaaataaactgcCTCAAGATCCTGGACGAGGACAGAAAAGAACCctagaaaaggaaaagtgagaCTTGGGTGAGGAGACAAAATAGAGCCCTAAACTCAAGATAGGAAAAATGGCATAGGAATAGGTGGTGAAGTACTTCTTAAATCTGTCCTTGGTGCTGTAACAGGAGTAATATCGGTGGGCAAActttacataaaaaaaaattatgttactGGGAGAGGCTGGATTCTTTCATTAATAGTGAAAATACTAACTCTATCAGCAGTCTCTGATTATGTTGATCATGAGGTGTTGACTGCCTTAGTGGCTTTCATCATGTCTTTCTAAGATGCCAGAGAGCTATAATGAGTAGCAGCTTGTCTTCCAGGAGTGCTAGAAGACAAGTTCCAACACTGTTTCATTCTGATTATGTTTTTCAGTCAATAAATGTGTGAAGGTGGTAGAAGACAGACTGAGGTGTTAAAGCCCACAGTGTCACCAGTATGCTACTAGCAGTCAATTTTCccagaaacatcttttttttttttttttttggtttttcttcgATCTttctaaaccaggacactgatCTTTGCTTTGTGGTTCCTGTTTGTGTTTAGTGGTGTGTTTAGTAGgatttttggtttctttttttttttcccctattattttttttaccaatCAAAAAAGCCCCCTAAGCTTTCAGGAGCTCTTAGCTAAGTAAGAGAACTACAAAGTCATTCATACTCAATGTTTTGAAAGTGACATCTAGCATGTGAGTGTACCCTGATTTTAAGAGCATATGTTAGCTGTTTGTCATGATTGGTAGCTTTTTCCAGAATGTTAAAATCCCTCAGGATAACAATTGCCAGAAATACCTTCTTCCTCTGTTGTTTGGCTAGCCAAAGATCATatcctttcttctcctgtgcACATTACGTCTTTGTTCAATCTGTCATCTCCAGGTAGACTACacttttgttttgctgcagtTGGAAAATCATTTAGATTCTTTACACAGAGCAGGATATGACTCTTATTAAATGGAGACCAAAAATAATTGTGGTTTTTCTTGCATGGCAGCAGTGGTCACATCACTTTTATGTACAACTGGGTGATTTACAGCAGCACTTTTCCCTGTGTATTTGTCTGTAACATTAAAAAGTTAGCAGAAACAGAAGCAATGTAACTTCTAGGGGGTCTCAGGGCAAGGTATTATTTGTATTATCGTCTTGACTGGAATTTCTGTTGATCTGGAGTTTAGACCTCATTGCACACTGAAGGTAGTGCAAGATACACTGTTGTGTTGCTTCCTTGCTTTTCTGGCCATTGGATATCCGTAACCAGAATTCTCTGGAGAATCTTTTGTCTAGTAGGTTATTCCCTCTTTTAGAGGAGGTAAAGGGTGGTGGACTGTAGAAGTACAGAAGTGTTTAAGAAGCAGATATGCTGTAAATAGATGTGTATAAAATCCCCATTTCTGCTCATATGCACACAAACATATATCACTGAAGATTTATATCAATACATCCCAAGTGATTCTAAACCTGGCACAGGAAAAGGTACGAGAAAGAAGTGATGACATAATTGGGCCAGTGAAGAAGCTGTAAAATTCCATTTCgtgtgcctttaaaaaaaaaaaaaaatctgacccAGGTAATACCTTGTTTAGATTAACTCCCAGCTTTCATTAAACCTGTATGTAATTGTGTTTAAAGACATACCATTATCTTTCAGTCTTTAGCCTGTTCAGTTTGTAGAACACCATTTGCAGCTCTTTCTATGCCTGTTACCAGGGCATAGCCTTTTAGATATAGACAGTGTGGAGTGTGTCTGCTTTGAAAACTGTAACATTTATTTCCCTAGTATGAATGATTTTACTATGCCTTGAAATAAAAGGTGGTAACAATGACCTTCTTGTCAGAATGATGGATGAAAAATGAATTTGTTGAGTTTATTTATTGAAGAGAGGATACAAATAATACCATTGTAGtttctgtatttcaaaacaaaaccaaaacccacaaaacaaaggaaaacactaaaacaaaaaaacacccaaaccccCCACCCCTAGTTCTTCTGACTAGCATTTCTTTAGCCTGTTGGGTATGCCATAGGTTGTTTGTATGTTGACAGATTCACCATCTCTTCTAATGTTTCAGTCTACAAAAATGCAGATCAGTTTTTTGGATAACTTTCTTAAACTTAGCTTGAATCATGGTATGGACTTGTTTTAGCATATGATTCTCTTACAGTTTCTTGGATTTGCAGCAGTTACTTTGTTTTATTCAGTTTAATTATTAAATCCTGTCAGTTTTAGACACGGTCTTTTGAGCTTAGTTTTTCATTTCTAGAACAGTAGaatgagttttatttcttgtggttttgaaattcaaatattaaaaatacatatttatattgCAGTGaattattttgtgtatttttacttGGTGTTGCAAAATCAATTTTACATCTAGACAAAGCTTTGTTATAGATGCTTGCAATAATATTTTGtacagatttgttttcttcttaagtTACCTGTaaagtgaaaatgtaaaaaaacagTGTATTTTACAGCATTTATAAAGCCTGCTgtaagtgattttaaaaataacttaatcTGAGATATTGTTTATCAAAAGCAGATTTTGTGAATGAAGGATAAGAGGGCTAATGTctatctccctgtccttgacaGCATTTCCTGTAGAGTTGCTTTCATTCTTTAGTCTGATGCAAgtttttttcacctgttttgtgtgtttcatccaacagtgaaacaaaaggaaaaggatgaaaaaggtcatgaaaaaaaccaacatagAGATTTGAACTATTCTTTATCGTCTGACAATCTCTCATAGCCTTATTTTTGAAGGTGAATTTTTATTACAAGATGCCTTTACagctggagagaggaaaagaaatggagGAAATGTCTTCTGTGTAGGACGTATGTTTTGGCTTGTTATTAAGTCTGGGGAGAGGCTGGAAGATTAAAGCTGAATGTGAGAATTGAGAGAATAGTCCTTGAGAATCTCAAGCATTAGTAACTAGTACTAGCTTGCAAAGCAAGAGTCAGGAAATGGGATGAGTTTTCATCATGTATGCAAGTATATTGTAGGAGGATTGATCAGGTGTAAATGAGATTTTTACGATGTAGTTGAATACTCATTGAAGATGTTAGTAAACAGCAGTGAAGGAACATATTAAAGTAGAACTGGAAGTTTCGATCAAACGTTATTTTGGATGTGATAACTTTTGCATACTTTATAAGCTCTAGAGTTTTGatgggcttttttgtttgctctaAGTCCTGCATCTGTGTATTTGATGAAAAAGGGAGAAGATACTTGGAAGATAGTTCACAACAAATAGTTTATGGTGGCTTAGCATAGGTTTCTTTATTTGCATCCTAGGGGCAGTAGTGGTGTTTTTCattattcagatttttttccccattatttAGACTCTTGTATCCAGTTTGAAAATTACATCATTTGAATTCTAGAAAAATATCTTAGTCTCTTTAATTTCGTTGtttatggaaggaaaaaatagttaCCCTCAGTAATGGCAAGTCACGTGAGTCAAAAGAGAGTACTTGGCAAAGAAAATGTGAGCATAACACAACAGCAATCAAAAGTCCAGTTTCTCATTTCATCTGATGATATAAAATACCTACTGTTGGCTGAATTGACTTTATTAGCTCTCTGCTCTAAGTAAAGAACAATGAAGAATTTGGGGTCTGCATCTTCTGTATCTGCTGGCCAGCTGTAGGTGGTAATACCTGTCCAGATTGACCTTTTTCTAGTGTCCTCTATAGATGCATTTTCTGCATTCCATGATTGCTTTGAACTAAGGATTGCTACACTGCTTGGTATTGCATTGCCTTAAAGACAGGAAGAACCAACAGATTTCAGGGGTTGTAAAAGCAGTAATTTAGCACTTAAGATAAGGCAGATTGTTGGGAGATGCTGAGAAATGCGTGTCTCCAACTGATAATGTAATTTCCAGAAAGCATTCCTTAGCACTACAGTTTTGGCTGCTCTTTGTAAAATCATGGTATATATGCAAGTTAAATCATGGTATATATGCAAGTTAAATCATCTATGTATGGGtatgtaaaaacaaacaaaaggtttaaaatattcagtgttGAAAAGGAATCTTGGTTACTGTCTCATTATTTGCCTTCTTTATGTTACAGGCTAATCTGGAAATGAGAATGATCCATTTGTCAGTCTGTGTATTGGTAGTGAGTGTTTTAGCCTTTAAAAGTTACTGTAATTTAGATAATGCCAGAACAGTCAATGGTAAGCTAAGAAAGTTCTGAGGACAGGAGGGAAACTAGCAACCCCAAAACATTAAAGTGTCTTGCTTAGGTATAAATAAAAAGACATGCAGATAGCAGACCTatgctgcaaaaaaaaccccaaaagctaCTCTAATAATGCTGCTCACTTTACAGAGAGTAGTAATGTAAATTAGCCTTTTCAGGCCTGTCTTCTAACACCTTATGAAGTAAATCAAGTTGTAAACAGTAGTATTGCTAGCATAGTCTTTTAGAATTAGAAACTATGTGCACTTGAATATTAGTATAATAATAGCAAGTGCATGCTTGATATGACCTTTTTTGATCTGGGTTGGCAGCTTGTAGGTTAAATGTAAAAACCTAAAAGAATAATGTGTCTTTGTTCTTATTGATTTAATGCACTGGTACTTTTCCAAATTCTTGATTAATTTATGAGACTTAAAATACACTGTGTAATATGTATTATACTTCAACAAAAAGGCtgtaaactgtaaaaaaaatggGCCTATACCTTTCGTTTTCAGCACTGAGGCCACCAAAGGCAATGCTGTTACACAAAACATGCTTTAACAGCATGCTAAGGAGGGACTACGGGGAAAATTATTCAGTAAATCATTTCATGGTAATGATCACCATAAATAAGGAACTAGTTTATTCTCAGTGCGATTGTACAAGGAACCATAGCCTTAAGCTAAGATggaaagagcttttctttccttttaagaaTGACTGGAGATACCGCTTTATTTTAGCCTGTTCTAAAGCACTCACAGAGTTACGAATTGCATGATGGAAGTGCGGTGTAATTATAGTATCAAATTGGATCACCTGATTGCCCTTCTGGCTTTAATGTCTTGCAGGGCTTTATCTTTTGGTCGCTTTTGGAATTTGCTAACAAAGATGGTAATTGTGCTGTAGTCAGTTGTGGTGTAGAAACCTTTATCAGCTCATTTTGTGCAAGCCTCCAAATACCTCTTTATGCATTATCAGTGTCTGAAGCAGAATTTGGTTGTGTTTAGCAGGCAGGGTTTGTAATGATGCCATGAAAGCAAATGATAGAGTTTTGCCTGCGATAGTTCATGTATTTTATCGTTATTGGTCACCTTATGGACTAAATGACTTGCAACTACCTACTAAATGAGGATTTCTGGCTTTGATGCTATGCAGAGATTAGGAATGATCCTCATCATATTTCAACTACAACATTATGCTTTAGTAACTGAACTTGTTATGCTTGCAAAGTAAAATCTTGAACATTTACTTTACTAGAGTGGAAAAGTCACATTAAACTTGTTCACCATCTTTCTTTGAGCAAAgaatttattacattttctgtaaatttttttctgctttttttgtatGTCAGAAATTGCATCTGAACTTTTTTCTCTGCTCTACATTCTTAATTTATGCTTATGGATCTTGACTTCACCTAAgttgttttaactttttttttttaaaattcagatagTAATTCTCCAAAATTTCACatctttttctcttaattttagATGTTATGATCAAATTTACATTGAGCCTAAATGTTACTCCTGGAAGTTAGCGATCGTCTAGAACAGTTACTTTTCTTTGTTCAGTGGAGAATGGCTACCTAAACAAACTAGCCTTTATAATCAGCCTTTCTGGATGGGGATTGTACATATTGTACTAACTGAAACAGATACAGAATTTTGAAAGTACATGTTAAGAAGAGAGTGGGAAGTAAATCAGTTTAAGGTTTTATTTATCATTAAGGATTAAAAATTTAACACAGTTTTGAAGCTGACTCTAATCCTTGAAGAATAAGAAATGTGGGTACAACTGATActtatgtttgtttttcttttagagaactgcttcacatttattttaatgaaagttaGGGGATATCTTGATAATCTCTTTATATGCTTTTGAATAGCCTACTCTTCTGAGTATAGTACAAGAATACAGTTTTATAAATTGCTAAAACAGGCAAGAGATCTTCAGGCAGTGTAGATTAACAGAAAGGTGTGGATGGGCCCACAGtgtgtttaaaagaaatgtagatAGTATTTCTCGAAAGGTATAGATTTGGTAACGATTTGGTAACAACTGGAAGTTGATTGTAGGATGTTTTATAACCTGCTGTTTAAGTGTGCTAAACCACTTGGCCAGGCAAATTTTTCAAGCTTTTATGTGACTTAAGTACTTGTCCAACCTTCTGTTTGTGTCTTTTTAATATTGTTGTTGCTTTAATTAGCATGAATATCCAGCAGGAAC
Above is a window of Colius striatus isolate bColStr4 chromosome 1, bColStr4.1.hap1, whole genome shotgun sequence DNA encoding:
- the TSC22D1 gene encoding TSC22 domain family protein 1 isoform X2, whose product is MAHPAMFPRRGSSSSSGSSCVTAPTAPGTGVGSAALAAEDYQPPLLVQPPPPSPAASSSAGPQPTPPPPQSLNLLSQSQLQPQPLAQTGAQMKKKSGFQITSVTPAQISASMSSNNSIAEDTESYDDLDESHTEDLSSSEILDVSLSRATDLGEPERSSSEETLNNFQEAETPGAVSPNQPHLPQQHALLPHHPQQGVVINGSVHPHHVHHHHHLHHHHHGHHHASHPGVGSAPISGGPPPSPSFRKLSTTGSSDNVISNAPVSAASSTGSPASVVSNIRTTSTPGNLGVSPATGTSTLNNMGGGSSSVASNVLGTINLSNITSTGNINALSGTSSNVNVNILSGVGNGTSASSSVINNVTNPTAGGAVGSSQQQPSSGTSRFRVVKLDSSSEPFKKGRWTCTEFYDKENTVAASEGVAVNKAVETIKQNPLEVTSERESTSGSSVSSNVSTLSHYTESVGSGEMGAPTVVQQQAFQGVGPQQMDFSSAAPPAIPASSIPQSVSQSQLAQVPLHSQEVNYTQQKPGVQPPAQASLTTVTGVQPAPVNILGVSPSLGHQQPAIQTMAQQQLPYSQPAQPVQALPVVQQQQLQYGQQQQQQQQTVPTQMAAAHVKPVNQNSVTGAMPDYIQHQQILQTPAPAMQPSSAGVGAGQPVPVAQTQSMQPSVQAHPAAAPAQPVAHAPTAIPGVGTSGQMLNVGQQGSVATVVQPPSAANQIPPPVMPSTAAPPSSQVVQPVQTGIMQQGLQGNASGLPQQVVIAQQSNLLPVQPQAQGVESVVQGMTGQQLSAVSPIPSTSTVPAPSQAGSAVPPGIPSASIGLGQPQNIAQASAVQNGNLAQGVSQPPLISTSVGMPVAQSVPQQIPLSSTQFPAQSLAQSIVSQIEDGRRPTEPSLVGLPQAASGESGVGASAVSDGSSSNVPSSASLFPLKVLPLTTPLVDGEDESSSGASVVAIDNKIEQAMDLVKSHLMYAVREEVEVLKEQIKELIEKNSQLEQENTLLKTLASPEQLAQFQAQLQTGSPPSSSQSQGTAQQPAQPASQGSGPSA
- the TSC22D1 gene encoding TSC22 domain family protein 1 isoform X1 — translated: MHQPDSAADIRARKMAHPAMFPRRGSSSSSGSSCVTAPTAPGTGVGSAALAAEDYQPPLLVQPPPPSPAASSSAGPQPTPPPPQSLNLLSQSQLQPQPLAQTGAQMKKKSGFQITSVTPAQISASMSSNNSIAEDTESYDDLDESHTEDLSSSEILDVSLSRATDLGEPERSSSEETLNNFQEAETPGAVSPNQPHLPQQHALLPHHPQQGVVINGSVHPHHVHHHHHLHHHHHGHHHASHPGVGSAPISGGPPPSPSFRKLSTTGSSDNVISNAPVSAASSTGSPASVVSNIRTTSTPGNLGVSPATGTSTLNNMGGGSSSVASNVLGTINLSNITSTGNINALSGTSSNVNVNILSGVGNGTSASSSVINNVTNPTAGGAVGSSQQQPSSGTSRFRVVKLDSSSEPFKKGRWTCTEFYDKENTVAASEGVAVNKAVETIKQNPLEVTSERESTSGSSVSSNVSTLSHYTESVGSGEMGAPTVVQQQAFQGVGPQQMDFSSAAPPAIPASSIPQSVSQSQLAQVPLHSQEVNYTQQKPGVQPPAQASLTTVTGVQPAPVNILGVSPSLGHQQPAIQTMAQQQLPYSQPAQPVQALPVVQQQQLQYGQQQQQQQQTVPTQMAAAHVKPVNQNSVTGAMPDYIQHQQILQTPAPAMQPSSAGVGAGQPVPVAQTQSMQPSVQAHPAAAPAQPVAHAPTAIPGVGTSGQMLNVGQQGSVATVVQPPSAANQIPPPVMPSTAAPPSSQVVQPVQTGIMQQGLQGNASGLPQQVVIAQQSNLLPVQPQAQGVESVVQGMTGQQLSAVSPIPSTSTVPAPSQAGSAVPPGIPSASIGLGQPQNIAQASAVQNGNLAQGVSQPPLISTSVGMPVAQSVPQQIPLSSTQFPAQSLAQSIVSQIEDGRRPTEPSLVGLPQAASGESGVGASAVSDGSSSNVPSSASLFPLKVLPLTTPLVDGEDESSSGASVVAIDNKIEQAMDLVKSHLMYAVREEVEVLKEQIKELIEKNSQLEQENTLLKTLASPEQLAQFQAQLQTGSPPSSSQSQGTAQQPAQPASQGSGPSA